Proteins found in one Sporosarcina jeotgali genomic segment:
- a CDS encoding transposase: protein MRGNNRANIYNDPQDKYHLMRCIEDAYTRCPFTIMAFCIMSNHFHILMKSEEDLSKIMKLINRRYSDYCSKRYRHVGRIYQRRYYSKLVDNPAALLFVSRYIHRNPIETRIPMVNDLKDSPTVLFHSILIRIRNHNPTWILVCCPFAMPAPFI, encoded by the coding sequence CGTGCCAACATTTACAACGACCCGCAGGATAAATACCATCTCATGCGCTGTATCGAAGACGCATATACACGATGTCCTTTTACCATAATGGCATTCTGTATCATGTCTAACCATTTTCATATCCTCATGAAGTCAGAAGAGGATCTCAGTAAAATCATGAAGCTGATCAACCGCAGGTACAGTGATTACTGCTCCAAGCGATACCGTCATGTCGGCCGCATTTACCAACGGCGCTACTACTCAAAACTGGTAGACAATCCTGCTGCCCTCTTGTTTGTCAGCCGGTATATCCACAGAAACCCCATTGAAACAAGAATTCCGATGGTCAATGATCTGAAAGACTCCCCCACAGTTCTTTTCCACTCTATATTAATCCGTATTCGGAACCACAATCCTACATGGATATTAGTCTGCTGCCCCTTTGCCATGCCTGCCCCCTTCATTTGA
- a CDS encoding Ig-like domain-containing protein — MTRMIRSIKNGMSLLFACVLLLGGLAPAVSAAIPTWSEPIAPKTTTDVNKAWTVTYSDTIDASTVTADNVRVVTESGAPVKTDAVVEGKTIRVVPVASYAPGKYLLYVGPGIHSKKGELQKADIKFSFVVAPESEAKPQVIQSIKEGSVQIGGQQYTVTPQLKELFSVANKNALKNASVTFTASGSQVTEVQDLYLVNGGDQIGEQVLQGGGGKIVGNLYVESDYYHVRNLAVQGDILFSEIVTEASQPTT; from the coding sequence ATGACGAGGATGATAAGATCGATTAAAAATGGAATGAGTCTTCTTTTTGCATGTGTTTTATTGCTAGGAGGATTGGCGCCAGCAGTGAGCGCTGCGATCCCTACATGGAGTGAGCCGATTGCTCCGAAGACAACAACGGATGTTAATAAAGCATGGACAGTGACCTATTCGGACACCATCGATGCTTCGACTGTAACTGCTGACAATGTTCGGGTGGTTACGGAGTCTGGGGCACCCGTGAAAACGGATGCTGTGGTTGAAGGAAAGACGATTCGTGTCGTTCCTGTTGCAAGTTATGCACCAGGTAAGTATCTATTGTACGTAGGACCAGGAATCCATTCCAAAAAAGGTGAGTTGCAAAAAGCGGATATCAAGTTTTCGTTCGTTGTGGCTCCTGAATCGGAAGCAAAGCCTCAGGTAATTCAATCGATTAAAGAGGGTAGCGTTCAGATTGGTGGTCAGCAATATACTGTGACACCACAGCTGAAAGAGCTGTTTTCTGTTGCTAATAAGAATGCATTGAAGAATGCTTCCGTTACGTTCACAGCTTCAGGGAGTCAAGTGACTGAAGTTCAAGATTTATATCTTGTGAATGGTGGCGATCAGATAGGGGAACAAGTTCTCCAAGGTGGGGGAGGCAAAATCGTAGGGAATCTATACGTAGAAAGCGACTACTATCATGTGCGCAATCTGGCAGTTCAAGGAGATATTCTGTTCTCGGAAATAGTGACGGAAGCTTCACAGCCGACCACTTGA